In Arsenicicoccus dermatophilus, a genomic segment contains:
- the nudC gene encoding NAD(+) diphosphatase: MTDPAQLLPELALARPGLDRLGWQRDVPGLLDQALADPETRVVEVRGDLLETSADLSTLVRRGVGEVAAGPAGGELLIHLGRQSDGPRLVGVVRPAAEDPGPGWHGLRAIGLTLEDTDVAVATALVGMAHWHRAHGWCARCGRPTSVVKAGWVRRCAEGHESFPATSPAVIVAVTDEDDRLLLARNASWAPGRRSVLAGFVEPGESLEAAVAREVDEEVGLTVRDVTYAGNQPWPFPASLMVGFRARADAGGFTFRDGEIVEARWFTREELREQVRAGAVLSGGSPLSIAYHLIESWLGEPLAGLRP; this comes from the coding sequence GTGACCGATCCGGCGCAATTGCTCCCCGAACTCGCCCTGGCTCGCCCAGGGCTCGACCGTCTGGGCTGGCAGCGCGACGTGCCCGGCCTGCTGGACCAGGCCCTGGCCGATCCCGAGACCCGCGTGGTGGAGGTCCGCGGAGACCTGCTCGAGACGTCCGCCGACCTGTCCACCCTCGTGCGACGGGGGGTCGGTGAGGTCGCGGCGGGGCCGGCCGGCGGGGAGCTGCTGATCCATCTCGGACGGCAGTCGGACGGCCCCCGGCTGGTCGGGGTGGTCCGCCCGGCGGCCGAGGACCCGGGTCCGGGCTGGCACGGGCTGCGGGCGATCGGGCTCACGCTGGAGGACACCGACGTGGCCGTCGCGACCGCCCTCGTCGGGATGGCTCACTGGCACCGCGCCCACGGCTGGTGCGCCCGCTGCGGGCGGCCCACGTCCGTCGTCAAGGCGGGGTGGGTGCGTCGCTGCGCCGAGGGCCACGAGTCCTTCCCGGCGACCTCCCCGGCGGTGATCGTGGCCGTGACCGACGAGGACGACCGGCTCCTGCTGGCGCGCAACGCGTCCTGGGCTCCGGGCCGGAGGTCGGTGCTCGCCGGCTTCGTCGAGCCGGGGGAGTCGCTCGAGGCGGCCGTGGCGCGGGAGGTCGACGAGGAGGTCGGTCTGACCGTCCGCGACGTCACCTACGCCGGCAACCAGCCCTGGCCCTTCCCGGCGTCGTTGATGGTCGGCTTCCGAGCGCGGGCCGATGCGGGAGGGTTCACCTTCCGGGACGGGGAGATCGTCGAGGCCCGGTGGTTCACGCGGGAGGAGCTACGGGAGCAGGTGCGTGCCGGGGCCGTGCTGTCCGGCGGCAGTCCGCTGTCCATCGCCTACCATCTGATCGAGAGCTGGCTGGGCGAGCCCTTGGCCGGTCTGCGCCCGTGA
- a CDS encoding WhiB family transcriptional regulator, giving the protein MTLAELIDHRVAGAAADSAIPCQDNDAELWFAQTPEGVEFAKALCGTCPVREECLAGALDRREPWGVWGGELVLAGAVVPRKRPRGRPRKTEVAA; this is encoded by the coding sequence ATGACACTCGCGGAGCTGATCGACCACAGAGTCGCCGGCGCTGCTGCCGACAGCGCGATCCCGTGCCAGGACAACGACGCGGAGCTGTGGTTCGCGCAGACCCCGGAGGGGGTGGAGTTCGCCAAGGCCCTCTGCGGCACCTGTCCCGTCCGGGAGGAGTGCCTGGCCGGCGCCCTCGACCGGCGCGAGCCGTGGGGGGTCTGGGGCGGCGAGCTCGTCCTCGCCGGCGCCGTCGTCCCCCGCAAGCGGCCCCGGGGCCGCCCCCGCAAGACCGAGGTCGCGGCCTGA
- a CDS encoding zinc-dependent metalloprotease codes for MSIPPNPGAGKDPDEDDLARMLGEMLGDPSLAADPQLREMLGRLGAQGLDPTQLAMVQQQVRAMFTGPAPDGPVDESLALDLARKRAASTGDQVVSENERRTGTDAIRVAQMWLDQVTELEAPATADAVWSRAEWVEATLPTWVRLVGPVADGVTGAMTGTMRSQLDELGRHGGLEALGGIPGMPPLPTGMDATALMAQMGPMVQRMGAAMFAAQIGEAVGGLAGEVVSGTEVGLPLVPDHAVALLPAGVAAFGEGLEIDPAQVRLYLAAREAARSRLFAGRPWLGAALTSAVTTYARDISIDVEGIQSRMATIDPTDPETLQAAVGQDLFTPEPSEAQRRALASLETLLALVEGWVDVVTDRATRAHLPEAAALGEAVRRRRATGGPAERTLAQLVGLELRPRRLRDAANLFAALEEAGGPQLRDDAWAHPDLSPTGADLDDVLGYVERVRAGGGDDLDAELDRLLAGDGTRDGTGEDSGDDTGHGAGPTSPGSPA; via the coding sequence GTGAGCATCCCCCCGAACCCCGGAGCCGGCAAGGACCCCGACGAGGACGACCTCGCCCGGATGCTCGGCGAGATGCTCGGCGATCCCTCGCTCGCCGCCGACCCGCAGCTGCGCGAGATGCTGGGCCGGCTCGGTGCCCAGGGGCTCGACCCGACCCAGCTGGCGATGGTGCAGCAGCAGGTGCGGGCGATGTTCACCGGTCCGGCGCCGGACGGTCCCGTCGACGAGTCGCTGGCCCTCGACCTGGCCCGCAAGCGCGCCGCGAGCACGGGCGACCAGGTCGTCTCCGAGAACGAGCGGCGGACCGGAACCGACGCCATCCGGGTCGCCCAGATGTGGCTGGACCAGGTCACCGAGCTCGAGGCGCCCGCCACGGCGGACGCCGTGTGGAGCCGGGCCGAGTGGGTCGAGGCGACCCTGCCCACCTGGGTGCGCCTGGTCGGGCCCGTCGCCGACGGGGTCACCGGAGCCATGACCGGCACCATGCGCTCCCAGCTCGACGAGCTCGGCCGGCACGGCGGTCTGGAGGCGCTCGGCGGCATACCGGGAATGCCCCCGCTGCCGACCGGGATGGACGCCACGGCCCTCATGGCCCAGATGGGACCGATGGTGCAGCGGATGGGAGCCGCGATGTTCGCGGCCCAGATCGGCGAGGCGGTCGGCGGGCTCGCCGGCGAGGTCGTGTCCGGCACCGAGGTCGGCCTGCCCCTCGTCCCCGACCACGCCGTCGCCCTGCTGCCCGCCGGGGTCGCGGCCTTCGGCGAGGGCCTGGAGATCGACCCCGCGCAGGTGCGGCTCTACCTCGCCGCCCGCGAGGCCGCCCGCTCGCGGCTCTTCGCCGGTCGGCCCTGGCTCGGGGCGGCGCTCACGTCCGCCGTGACGACCTACGCCCGGGACATCAGCATCGACGTCGAGGGCATCCAGTCGCGGATGGCGACCATCGACCCCACCGACCCCGAGACGCTCCAGGCCGCGGTGGGTCAGGACCTGTTCACCCCCGAGCCGTCCGAGGCCCAGCGCCGGGCCCTCGCCTCGCTCGAGACCCTCCTCGCGCTGGTCGAGGGCTGGGTCGACGTCGTCACCGACCGCGCCACCCGGGCCCACCTGCCGGAGGCCGCCGCCCTGGGCGAGGCCGTGCGGCGACGCCGTGCCACCGGAGGACCCGCCGAGCGCACCCTCGCGCAGCTGGTCGGCCTGGAGCTGCGACCCCGACGGCTGCGGGACGCCGCCAACCTCTTCGCCGCGCTCGAGGAGGCCGGGGGTCCGCAGCTGCGCGACGACGCCTGGGCCCACCCCGACCTCTCCCCCACCGGCGCCGACCTGGACGACGTGCTGGGGTATGTCGAGCGGGTGCGGGCCGGGGGCGGCGACGACCTGGATGCCGAGCTCGACCGGCTGCTCGCCGGCGACGGGACGCGTGACGGCACCGGTGAGGACTCGGGCGACGACACCGGCCACGGCGCCGGACCCACCTCGCCCGGGTCGCCGGCGTGA
- a CDS encoding YlbL family protein yields the protein MTTLAAVALAFVRLPYVILSPGPAINTLGTNEEGHPLITVPKDKDHPAGGALSLTAVSVRGGPGRLLNAYDLVAAWVAGDREILPEEVVYPKGSTGEQVKKAGQAEMSHSQEDAVVVAERALGLQVGETVAVGQIPEGSSAAGRLQVGDRILAVGGRPVTTSEQLRQQIQGYADGSAVAVRVLRKGAQRTVTLPVHLKDGRKVVGIGLSVDYTLPVPVTIDPGQVGGPSGGLMFSLGVYDRLTPGDLTGGRRIAGTGTISPGGQVGPIGGIHQKVVGARGAGAEWFLAPAANCPEVTRDVPDGIRVVKVETFAQALAGVQAIAAGRADGLPRCG from the coding sequence GTGACGACGCTGGCCGCGGTGGCGCTCGCCTTCGTCCGGCTGCCCTACGTCATCCTCTCGCCGGGGCCCGCCATCAACACCCTCGGCACCAACGAGGAGGGCCACCCGCTCATCACCGTGCCCAAGGACAAGGACCACCCCGCGGGCGGGGCGCTCAGCCTGACGGCCGTGTCGGTCCGCGGTGGGCCGGGCCGGCTGCTCAACGCCTACGACCTGGTCGCAGCCTGGGTGGCGGGAGACCGGGAGATCCTGCCCGAGGAGGTGGTCTACCCCAAGGGCTCGACGGGCGAGCAGGTCAAGAAGGCCGGCCAGGCGGAGATGTCCCACTCGCAGGAGGACGCCGTGGTGGTCGCCGAGCGCGCGCTCGGTCTGCAGGTCGGGGAGACGGTCGCGGTCGGTCAGATCCCCGAGGGCTCGAGTGCTGCGGGACGGCTCCAGGTGGGTGACCGGATCCTGGCGGTCGGGGGCCGCCCGGTGACCACCAGCGAGCAGCTCCGACAGCAGATCCAGGGGTATGCCGACGGCTCTGCCGTCGCGGTCCGGGTGCTGCGCAAGGGGGCGCAGCGCACGGTGACGCTGCCGGTGCACCTCAAGGACGGTCGCAAGGTCGTGGGCATCGGCCTCTCCGTCGACTACACCCTGCCCGTGCCGGTCACCATCGATCCCGGTCAGGTCGGAGGCCCGTCGGGCGGGCTCATGTTCTCGCTGGGCGTCTACGACCGGCTGACTCCCGGCGACCTCACGGGCGGGCGGCGCATCGCGGGCACCGGGACCATCTCGCCGGGCGGGCAGGTCGGCCCGATCGGCGGGATCCACCAGAAGGTCGTGGGGGCCCGGGGTGCCGGGGCGGAGTGGTTCCTCGCCCCCGCCGCCAACTGCCCGGAGGTCACCCGGGACGTGCCCGACGGCATCCGCGTCGTCAAGGTGGAGACCTTCGCGCAGGCCCTCGCCGGCGTGCAGGCCATTGCGGCGGGCCGTGCCGACGGCCTGCCCCGCTGCGGGTGA
- a CDS encoding ABC1 kinase family protein gives MSDIPRRSAGRAIRLAALPLGHAGRTAAGLGRLLGGAPAEAVAAQVAARTADQLFSVLGQLKGGAMKVGQAMSIFESALPDEIAGPYRSALTALQDAAPAMPATTVHRVLAAELGPDWRSSFADFDDTPAASASIGQVHRATWADGRAVAVKVQYPGAGEALMSDLRQLSRVARLSGGLGPLGAMGTGIDLRAVTQELQDRMSEELDCTLEADAQRRFAAAFADSEHFAIPQVLAGTGRVVVMEWLDGMPLSHIVRDGTQEQRDHVGSAYLDFLLAGPDHVGLLHADPHPGNFRLTADGRLGILDFGAVNHLPGGIPPAVGRLLGLALTGDDTAQAVLAGLVDEGWVHADADVDAQELAEFIAPFLEPARHDRFRFARGWLRECFAHVTEPRWQPVLAVLDLPPDYLLIHRVWAGGIGVLCQLGAEVETRAILTHWLDELELPPT, from the coding sequence GTGAGCGACATCCCCCGCCGGTCGGCCGGCCGCGCCATACGCCTCGCCGCCCTCCCGCTCGGGCACGCCGGTCGCACCGCCGCCGGGCTCGGACGCCTGCTCGGCGGCGCCCCCGCGGAGGCGGTGGCCGCGCAGGTCGCCGCCCGGACCGCGGACCAGCTCTTCAGCGTGCTGGGGCAGCTCAAGGGCGGCGCCATGAAGGTCGGCCAGGCGATGTCGATCTTCGAGTCCGCGCTTCCCGACGAGATCGCCGGACCCTACCGGTCGGCGCTCACCGCCCTGCAGGACGCCGCCCCCGCCATGCCCGCCACGACCGTGCACCGCGTCCTCGCAGCCGAGCTGGGGCCCGACTGGCGGTCATCGTTCGCGGACTTCGACGACACCCCGGCCGCCTCCGCGTCGATCGGCCAGGTCCACCGGGCCACCTGGGCGGACGGGCGCGCCGTCGCCGTCAAGGTGCAGTACCCCGGCGCCGGCGAGGCGCTCATGTCCGACCTGCGCCAGCTCTCCCGCGTCGCGCGGCTGTCGGGCGGGCTCGGCCCCCTCGGGGCGATGGGGACCGGCATCGACCTGCGGGCCGTCACCCAGGAGCTGCAGGACCGGATGAGCGAGGAGCTCGACTGCACCCTCGAGGCCGACGCCCAGCGGCGCTTCGCGGCGGCCTTCGCCGACAGCGAGCACTTCGCGATCCCCCAGGTCCTCGCCGGGACCGGACGCGTGGTCGTCATGGAGTGGCTGGACGGGATGCCGCTGTCCCACATCGTCCGGGACGGCACCCAGGAGCAGCGTGATCACGTCGGGTCGGCCTACCTGGACTTCCTGCTCGCCGGCCCCGACCACGTAGGCCTGCTCCACGCCGACCCCCACCCCGGCAACTTCCGGCTCACCGCGGACGGGCGGCTCGGGATCCTCGACTTCGGTGCCGTCAACCACCTCCCAGGCGGCATCCCCCCAGCCGTCGGGCGACTCCTCGGACTCGCCCTGACCGGGGACGACACGGCACAGGCCGTGCTCGCCGGTCTCGTCGACGAGGGCTGGGTCCACGCGGACGCGGACGTCGACGCGCAAGAGCTGGCGGAGTTCATCGCGCCCTTCCTCGAGCCCGCCCGCCACGACCGGTTCAGGTTCGCCCGGGGCTGGCTGCGCGAGTGCTTCGCCCACGTCACCGAGCCCCGCTGGCAGCCGGTCCTCGCCGTCCTCGACCTGCCGCCGGACTACCTGCTCATCCACCGGGTGTGGGCCGGTGGGATCGGGGTGCTCTGCCAGCTCGGAGCCGAGGTCGAGACCCGCGCCATCCTCACCCACTGGCTGGACGAGCTGGAGCTCCCTCCCACCTGA
- a CDS encoding ATP-dependent DNA helicase UvrD2 produces MSASPDQILAALDPEQRAVAERPLGPMCVLAGAGTGKTRAITHRIAYGVRSGVYVPQRVLAVTFTARAAGEMRTRLRDLGAAGVQARTFHAAALRQLHYFWPRAIGGAAPEVMAHKAGAVAEAGARLHLQLDRPAIRDLAAEVEWAKVSLLTPESYPAAARHARRDLAGLDHTAMARLLQAYEEVKGERGVIDFEDVLLIMAGILDQHPAIAREVQGQYRHFVVDEYQDVNALQQRLLDLWIGDRQDICVVGDAAQTIYSFTGASPAHLLGFAARYPDAAVVKLVRNYRSTPQIVGLANVMLRAQARASRSGAAHALVQLQAQAVDGAPPTLTAYDDDQAEARGVAAAIKARIDAGTPPAQIAVLFRTNGQSEAIETALSEEQVPYLVRGGERFFSRREVRDAMLLLRGQARTDDGSLPLGELVREVLVGVGWGATPPAGGGAVRERWESLQALVALADDLVAARPESRLSDLVADLTERDQAQHAPTVQGVTLASLHSAKGLEWDVVHLVGCSDGLMPISMAEGWEAIEEERRLLYVGLTRARKELALSWAASRTVGGRGGRRPSRFLDDAASVLGEGARSTPRAGGRGGSRAAGPKIARVAHCRTCGTELGTAAERKTGRCADCPPTYDEATFERLREWRRGAAAAASVPAYVVFTDATLTAIAERRPEDLAQLAQVSGVGARKLDLYGASVLALLGGAEPDEILSAT; encoded by the coding sequence ATGTCTGCCTCACCTGACCAGATCCTGGCCGCCCTCGACCCCGAGCAGCGGGCGGTCGCCGAGCGGCCGCTCGGGCCGATGTGCGTCCTCGCGGGCGCGGGCACCGGCAAGACCCGGGCGATCACCCACCGCATCGCCTACGGCGTCCGGTCCGGGGTCTACGTTCCGCAGCGGGTGCTGGCGGTGACGTTCACGGCGCGCGCCGCGGGTGAGATGCGCACCCGCCTGCGCGACCTGGGTGCCGCGGGGGTGCAGGCGCGCACCTTCCATGCTGCGGCGTTGCGCCAGCTGCACTACTTCTGGCCGCGGGCGATCGGGGGTGCGGCGCCGGAGGTGATGGCGCACAAGGCCGGGGCCGTCGCCGAGGCCGGGGCGCGGTTGCACCTGCAGCTGGACCGGCCCGCCATCCGTGATCTCGCCGCCGAGGTGGAGTGGGCCAAGGTGAGCCTGCTGACCCCGGAGAGCTATCCCGCGGCGGCGCGGCACGCCCGCCGGGACCTGGCGGGGCTGGACCACACGGCGATGGCGCGGCTGCTGCAGGCCTACGAGGAGGTCAAGGGCGAGCGCGGGGTCATCGACTTCGAGGACGTGCTGCTGATCATGGCGGGGATCCTGGACCAGCACCCGGCGATCGCGCGCGAGGTCCAGGGGCAGTACCGCCACTTCGTCGTGGACGAGTACCAGGACGTCAACGCCCTGCAGCAGCGCCTGCTCGACCTGTGGATCGGCGACCGCCAGGACATCTGCGTGGTGGGCGACGCGGCCCAGACGATCTACTCCTTCACCGGGGCCTCGCCCGCGCACCTGCTGGGCTTCGCGGCGCGCTATCCCGACGCGGCGGTGGTCAAGCTGGTCCGCAACTACCGCTCGACTCCGCAGATCGTCGGTCTGGCCAATGTCATGCTCCGCGCGCAGGCCCGGGCGAGCCGCAGCGGGGCTGCCCACGCCCTCGTCCAGCTGCAGGCCCAGGCCGTGGACGGCGCGCCGCCGACCCTGACGGCCTACGACGACGACCAGGCGGAGGCCCGTGGGGTGGCGGCGGCGATCAAGGCTCGGATCGATGCGGGCACCCCGCCGGCGCAGATCGCGGTGCTGTTCCGCACCAACGGGCAGAGCGAGGCGATCGAGACGGCGCTGTCGGAGGAGCAGGTGCCCTATCTCGTGCGCGGCGGGGAGCGGTTCTTCTCCCGCCGGGAGGTCCGCGACGCGATGCTGCTGCTGCGCGGCCAGGCGCGCACCGACGACGGCTCGCTGCCGTTGGGTGAGCTGGTGCGGGAGGTCCTCGTCGGTGTGGGGTGGGGGGCCACGCCGCCGGCCGGCGGGGGTGCCGTCCGCGAGCGCTGGGAGTCCTTGCAGGCTCTGGTGGCTCTGGCCGACGACCTGGTCGCCGCCCGGCCCGAGTCCCGGCTGAGCGATCTGGTGGCGGACCTGACCGAGCGCGACCAGGCGCAGCACGCGCCCACCGTCCAGGGCGTCACGCTGGCGTCGTTGCACAGCGCCAAGGGTCTGGAGTGGGACGTGGTGCACCTCGTCGGCTGCAGCGACGGGCTGATGCCGATCTCCATGGCCGAGGGCTGGGAGGCGATCGAGGAGGAGCGACGGCTGCTGTATGTCGGTCTGACCCGCGCCCGCAAGGAGCTGGCCCTGTCCTGGGCGGCCTCTCGCACGGTCGGGGGTCGTGGCGGGCGCCGGCCGAGCCGTTTCCTCGACGACGCCGCGTCGGTGCTCGGCGAGGGGGCGCGCTCGACGCCGCGCGCGGGCGGCCGTGGTGGCTCGCGCGCTGCCGGCCCCAAGATCGCCCGCGTCGCGCATTGCCGCACCTGCGGCACCGAGCTCGGGACCGCGGCGGAGCGCAAGACCGGTCGTTGTGCCGACTGCCCGCCGACCTACGACGAGGCGACCTTCGAGCGGCTGCGGGAGTGGCGTCGTGGGGCGGCCGCGGCGGCGAGCGTCCCGGCCTACGTCGTGTTCACCGACGCGACGCTCACGGCGATCGCGGAGCGGCGTCCTGAGGACCTCGCGCAGCTGGCCCAGGTGTCCGGGGTGGGCGCGCGCAAGCTCGACCTCTACGGCGCGTCGGTGCTGGCCCTGCTCGGCGGCGCGGAGCCTGACGAGATCCTTTCTGCGACATGA
- a CDS encoding enoyl-CoA hydratase/isomerase family protein, with protein sequence MSDQFDWWEQEFADLTVARREHGDRHTAVVTLDLPQRRNAMSEEMTASWGRLVELLRHDTRLACVVVTGAGSAFCSGGDLSWLVSEPDAAVADLRARMLAFYRTWLSMTTLEVPVVAAVNGHAVGAGLALALACDVRYVAETAKLSVPFTSLGLHPGMATTWALPRLVGEGAAADLLLTGRVVGGAEALSLGMASAAAPADEVLPLALAAADRIAGAAPVATRLTLMALRDGGHPSRDAALQWEALAQATTMATDDVHEGIAVAGERRAPRFTGR encoded by the coding sequence ATGTCTGACCAGTTCGATTGGTGGGAGCAGGAATTCGCCGACCTCACCGTCGCTCGCCGCGAGCACGGCGACCGGCATACCGCCGTCGTCACCCTGGACCTGCCGCAGCGGCGCAACGCCATGAGCGAGGAGATGACCGCCTCCTGGGGGCGGCTCGTCGAGCTGTTGCGGCACGACACGCGGCTCGCGTGCGTGGTCGTCACCGGCGCGGGCAGCGCCTTCTGCTCCGGCGGCGACCTGTCCTGGCTGGTCTCCGAGCCGGACGCCGCGGTGGCCGACCTGCGGGCGCGGATGCTGGCGTTCTACCGCACCTGGCTGTCCATGACGACCCTGGAGGTCCCCGTGGTCGCCGCGGTCAACGGCCACGCCGTCGGGGCCGGCCTGGCCCTGGCCCTGGCCTGCGATGTCCGGTACGTCGCGGAGACGGCCAAGCTCTCGGTCCCGTTCACCTCCCTGGGCCTGCACCCGGGCATGGCGACCACCTGGGCACTGCCTCGTCTGGTCGGCGAGGGCGCTGCCGCGGACCTGCTCCTCACCGGTCGTGTCGTCGGTGGGGCCGAAGCCCTCTCCCTCGGCATGGCGTCCGCCGCGGCCCCCGCGGACGAGGTCCTTCCTCTGGCGCTCGCGGCGGCCGACCGGATCGCGGGTGCGGCCCCCGTGGCGACGAGGTTGACGCTGATGGCGCTGCGTGACGGCGGGCACCCGTCCCGGGACGCCGCGCTGCAGTGGGAGGCGCTGGCCCAGGCCACGACCATGGCTACGGACGACGTCCACGAGGGCATCGCGGTGGCGGGGGAGCGGCGCGCGCCGCGCTTCACCGGCCGCTGA
- a CDS encoding PPA1309 family protein yields the protein MATVTQTPRIVPTPLITCAVDTERHVSRSGWDQPTRLFALVRTGDLLAAEPQLSPRLAEEDPDGLTAIEQEDLPEAEGLEELLAQIVWPEEVAGTAISVERIVVPPAAESGMPQDPEAATAYLAAHPDRQDVRLLVAVERGGEQVTLLRQRAHDSDDAVAMGADIAPGLVEALRGTLTD from the coding sequence ATGGCGACCGTGACCCAGACGCCCCGCATCGTGCCCACCCCGCTCATCACCTGCGCCGTCGACACGGAGCGGCACGTATCCCGCTCCGGCTGGGACCAGCCCACGCGACTGTTCGCGCTCGTGCGCACCGGCGACCTGCTCGCCGCCGAGCCGCAGCTGAGCCCGCGGCTCGCCGAGGAAGACCCCGACGGCCTCACCGCCATCGAGCAGGAGGACCTGCCCGAGGCCGAGGGGCTCGAGGAGCTCCTCGCCCAGATCGTGTGGCCCGAGGAGGTCGCCGGCACGGCCATCAGCGTCGAGCGGATCGTGGTGCCCCCGGCGGCCGAGAGCGGTATGCCGCAGGACCCCGAGGCGGCGACGGCCTACCTCGCCGCCCACCCCGACCGGCAGGACGTGCGGCTGCTCGTGGCCGTGGAGCGCGGCGGCGAGCAGGTCACCCTCCTGCGCCAGCGCGCCCACGACAGCGACGACGCCGTCGCGATGGGGGCGGACATCGCGCCGGGCCTGGTCGAGGCGCTGCGCGGGACCCTCACGGACTGA
- a CDS encoding molybdenum cofactor biosynthesis protein MoaE: protein MSQSPAPVRLIAIRDSALSVAEVLDAVTDPRAGGVVPFVGVVRDHDAGGAVTGLGYSAHPSAADRLREVAQDVATRHEVLAVAAVHRVGELVVGDLAVVCAVAAAHRGAAFDACRDLVDTLKSTVPIWKHQVFADGSDEWVGLP from the coding sequence GTGTCCCAGTCCCCTGCACCGGTCCGGCTCATCGCCATCCGTGACTCGGCCCTGTCCGTCGCCGAGGTGCTCGACGCGGTGACGGACCCACGCGCCGGTGGGGTCGTCCCCTTCGTGGGCGTGGTGCGGGACCACGACGCAGGCGGCGCCGTGACCGGGCTGGGCTACTCCGCGCACCCGTCGGCGGCCGACCGGCTGCGGGAGGTCGCGCAGGACGTCGCCACGCGCCACGAGGTCCTCGCCGTGGCCGCGGTGCACCGGGTCGGCGAGCTGGTGGTCGGGGACCTGGCGGTGGTCTGCGCCGTCGCGGCCGCGCACCGGGGAGCGGCCTTCGACGCCTGCCGCGACCTGGTCGACACCCTCAAGTCGACCGTGCCGATCTGGAAGCACCAGGTCTTCGCGGACGGCTCCGACGAGTGGGTGGGACTGCCGTGA
- a CDS encoding M48 family metallopeptidase has translation MSDVEVRRSARRRRTISAYREGGRIVVLIPAGHSRTQEQRWIEQMVAKVESRTPRGPAGDEQLRARAADLSAAYLGGLAKPASIVWVTNQRRRWGSCTPADGTIRISDRVAALPLWVQDYVILHELAHLLQPGHGPDFWTLLRSYPKLERAKGYLEGYARARQAEPAPDGELGPLDEDCLGA, from the coding sequence ATGAGCGACGTCGAGGTCCGCCGCAGCGCCCGGCGCCGCCGGACGATCAGCGCCTACCGCGAGGGCGGGCGCATCGTCGTGCTCATCCCGGCCGGTCACTCCCGCACCCAGGAGCAGCGCTGGATCGAGCAGATGGTCGCCAAGGTGGAGTCCCGCACCCCGCGGGGGCCCGCCGGTGACGAGCAGCTCCGAGCCCGCGCGGCCGACCTGTCCGCGGCCTATCTCGGCGGGCTGGCCAAGCCGGCCAGCATCGTGTGGGTCACCAACCAGCGCCGCCGGTGGGGATCGTGCACCCCGGCGGACGGCACGATCCGGATCTCCGACCGGGTGGCGGCGCTGCCCCTGTGGGTGCAGGACTACGTGATCCTGCACGAGCTGGCGCACCTCCTGCAGCCTGGTCACGGACCGGACTTCTGGACGCTGCTGCGCTCCTACCCCAAGCTGGAGCGGGCCAAGGGCTATCTCGAGGGCTATGCCCGCGCCCGCCAGGCCGAGCCCGCGCCGGACGGGGAGCTCGGCCCCCTCGACGAGGACTGCCTGGGGGCCTGA
- a CDS encoding DUF5679 domain-containing protein: MADTYKGEFYCVKCKAKREAEGDVVETNGRRMAKGKCPECGTNLNRILGKA; the protein is encoded by the coding sequence ATGGCCGACACCTACAAGGGCGAGTTCTACTGCGTGAAGTGCAAGGCCAAGCGTGAGGCCGAGGGCGACGTCGTGGAGACCAACGGCCGTCGCATGGCCAAGGGCAAGTGCCCCGAGTGCGGCACCAACCTCAACCGCATCCTCGGCAAGGCCTGA
- a CDS encoding NUDIX hydrolase has product MRDPAAGLPDETWLAALHADAIRLLTDLEPVDDREAQVRSQMLAHLAEHQDAWSREGPPEHFTASVLVVTEDWSQVLLTHHRKARTWLQLGGHADPGDESVLAAARREGREESGLAQLQVRPVLVDVDRHELVGSFGRCREHLDLRCVAVVPPAAPTVSAESLDVAWWPVTALPQPHGEDLPRLLANARRRAG; this is encoded by the coding sequence GTGAGGGACCCGGCAGCAGGGCTCCCGGACGAGACCTGGCTCGCCGCGCTGCACGCGGACGCCATACGGCTGCTGACGGACCTGGAGCCCGTCGACGACCGGGAGGCGCAGGTGCGCTCGCAGATGCTCGCCCACCTCGCAGAGCACCAGGACGCCTGGTCCCGGGAAGGACCGCCCGAGCACTTCACGGCCAGCGTGCTGGTGGTGACCGAGGACTGGAGCCAGGTGCTGCTGACGCACCACCGCAAGGCCCGCACCTGGCTGCAGCTCGGCGGTCACGCCGACCCCGGCGACGAGAGCGTCCTCGCGGCCGCCCGGCGCGAGGGGCGGGAGGAGTCGGGCCTGGCGCAGCTGCAGGTGCGTCCGGTGCTCGTCGACGTCGACCGGCACGAGCTGGTGGGGAGCTTCGGACGGTGCCGGGAGCACCTGGACCTGCGCTGCGTCGCCGTGGTCCCGCCGGCGGCCCCCACCGTCAGCGCGGAGTCCCTCGACGTGGCCTGGTGGCCGGTCACCGCCCTCCCGCAGCCGCACGGGGAGGACCTGCCCAGGCTCCTCGCCAACGCCCGACGCCGGGCCGGCTGA